A window of Rhodococcus sp. SGAir0479 contains these coding sequences:
- a CDS encoding biotin-dependent carboxyltransferase family protein, which translates to MPSLDILRAGPRTTVQDRGRPGHAALGVGVSGAADVAAHDGANRLVGNDPAAATLEVTLGGFRARANGPVTIAVTGAAVPLTVDGRPRPLYSTLHLRSGAEVQIGIATAALRTYLAVRGGVDVPAVLGSRSTDTLSGIGPAPIRDGARIAIGDLHGELPAEDLIPPPAAPTDPAELRLRMGPRDDWFTPASRAALVRQTWTVTTDTDRVGARLIGAGPLHRARRGELPSEGMTVGALQVPPSGMPVLFLADHPVTGGYPVIAVVVKDDLPAAAQLRPGDRIRFRRIP; encoded by the coding sequence ATGCCATCGCTCGACATCCTGCGCGCCGGTCCCCGCACCACAGTGCAGGACCGCGGACGGCCCGGCCACGCGGCACTCGGCGTGGGGGTCTCCGGGGCCGCCGACGTCGCCGCCCACGACGGCGCCAACCGGCTCGTCGGCAACGATCCGGCCGCCGCCACCTTGGAGGTCACGCTCGGCGGATTCCGGGCCCGCGCAAACGGGCCCGTGACGATCGCGGTCACCGGTGCCGCCGTCCCGCTCACCGTGGACGGCCGGCCGCGCCCGCTCTACTCGACCCTGCACCTACGCAGCGGTGCGGAGGTGCAGATCGGGATCGCGACCGCGGCCCTGCGCACGTACCTGGCGGTGCGCGGGGGTGTCGACGTCCCGGCCGTCCTCGGCAGCCGCTCCACCGACACGCTGTCGGGGATCGGCCCCGCACCGATCCGCGACGGCGCTCGCATCGCGATCGGCGACCTCCACGGCGAGTTGCCGGCCGAGGACCTCATCCCGCCCCCCGCCGCGCCCACCGACCCGGCCGAACTGCGGCTCCGGATGGGCCCGCGCGACGACTGGTTCACGCCCGCATCCCGCGCCGCGCTGGTGCGGCAGACGTGGACCGTCACCACCGACACCGACCGGGTGGGCGCCCGTCTGATCGGAGCGGGCCCGCTGCACCGCGCCCGCCGCGGCGAGCTGCCGAGTGAGGGTATGACCGTCGGCGCCCTGCAGGTTCCGCCGAGCGGCATGCCGGTGCTGTTCCTCGCCGATCACCCGGTGACGGGCGGCTATCCCGTGATCGCGGTGGTCGTGAAAGACGACCTCCCGGCCGCAGCCCAGCTGCGACCGGGAGACCGGATCAGATTTCGGCGTATCCCGTGA
- a CDS encoding ZIP family metal transporter → MLTAVLYGLGTALPLLIGAWIGLRYDLPRPLLAALMAFGAGTMVAAVSSELFAPAFAMEGVWVAGAALLAGALVYVLADHLIENKLGPAALGWALMLGALLDGIPENTALGVSLMEGGGVVLLVAVAVGNVPESVAGAASMRNQRGFDARRALRVWAITAAVLVLVVVAANAISDNISDGSIAVVQAFAGGATIAVLADSLMPEAYREGGWWVGLSTALGFLVAFALGA, encoded by the coding sequence ATGCTCACAGCTGTACTCTACGGACTCGGCACCGCGCTGCCGCTGTTGATCGGCGCGTGGATCGGTCTGCGCTACGACCTTCCCCGGCCACTGTTGGCCGCTCTCATGGCTTTCGGTGCCGGCACCATGGTGGCCGCGGTGTCGTCCGAACTTTTCGCTCCCGCGTTCGCGATGGAGGGCGTGTGGGTCGCGGGCGCAGCGCTGCTCGCCGGCGCGCTGGTGTACGTGCTGGCCGACCACCTCATCGAGAACAAGCTCGGGCCCGCCGCGCTGGGATGGGCGTTGATGCTCGGTGCCCTGCTCGACGGCATCCCGGAGAACACCGCCCTGGGTGTCTCCCTCATGGAGGGCGGGGGAGTGGTGCTGCTGGTCGCCGTCGCGGTGGGCAACGTTCCCGAATCCGTCGCGGGTGCGGCGTCGATGCGGAACCAGCGCGGCTTCGACGCGCGGCGCGCGCTGCGGGTGTGGGCGATCACCGCGGCGGTGCTGGTGCTCGTCGTCGTCGCCGCGAATGCGATCTCCGACAACATCTCCGACGGCAGCATCGCCGTCGTCCAGGCGTTCGCGGGTGGCGCGACCATCGCGGTGCTCGCCGACTCGCTGATGCCCGAGGCGTACCGCGAGGGCGGCTGGTGGGTGGGGTTGTCCACCGCGCTCGGATTCCTCGTAGCCTTCGCGCTCGGTGCCTGA
- a CDS encoding YeiH family protein, producing the protein MGSPVDQHTTVPALPARVREATAPLVPGVAVAAVATALAMGVGRLLPTVSPLLIAIVLGAVAANTVHLPTTLRPGLTFSSKKLLRVGIALLGLQLMLSDIVGLGWGMIGVVVAIVVLGITGTMTVGRWLGLSWTQRLLIACGFSICGAAATAAVDGVVDAEEEEVLTAVALVVIFGTLMIPVVPLLARALGLDEHEAGMWAGGSIHEVAQVIAAGGAIGGGALAVAAVVKLARVVMLAPVMAVIGLQQRRRTDGAAEGTRPPLVPLFVVAFLACAAARSTGLVPDAVLTAAKTAQTALLTAAMFALGTGVHVATIRKVGPRPLALAALSTVWVAAIALTGVLLVN; encoded by the coding sequence ATGGGCAGTCCTGTCGACCAGCACACCACCGTCCCCGCGCTTCCGGCACGCGTGCGGGAGGCCACCGCACCCCTGGTGCCGGGCGTGGCCGTCGCCGCGGTCGCGACCGCCCTCGCCATGGGTGTGGGTCGTCTGCTTCCGACCGTCAGCCCCCTGCTGATCGCGATCGTGCTGGGCGCGGTCGCCGCCAACACCGTGCACCTGCCCACGACGCTCCGGCCGGGCTTGACGTTCTCGTCGAAGAAGCTCCTGCGGGTGGGCATCGCGCTACTGGGACTCCAGCTGATGCTCAGCGACATCGTGGGACTCGGCTGGGGCATGATCGGCGTCGTCGTCGCGATCGTCGTCCTGGGCATCACCGGGACCATGACGGTGGGCCGATGGCTCGGACTGAGCTGGACCCAGCGCCTGCTGATCGCCTGTGGCTTCTCGATCTGCGGCGCCGCCGCGACGGCCGCGGTGGACGGGGTGGTCGACGCCGAGGAGGAAGAGGTCCTCACCGCGGTCGCGCTCGTGGTGATCTTCGGAACCCTGATGATCCCGGTCGTCCCGCTGCTCGCGCGGGCGCTGGGTCTGGACGAACACGAGGCCGGGATGTGGGCCGGCGGCTCGATCCACGAAGTGGCCCAGGTCATCGCGGCGGGCGGCGCCATCGGCGGCGGCGCGCTCGCGGTCGCTGCCGTCGTCAAGCTCGCGCGCGTGGTGATGCTGGCACCGGTGATGGCCGTGATCGGTCTGCAGCAGCGGCGTCGGACCGACGGGGCGGCGGAGGGCACCCGGCCGCCGCTGGTGCCGCTGTTCGTCGTCGCGTTCCTGGCCTGTGCCGCAGCGCGATCGACGGGACTGGTGCCCGACGCCGTCCTCACCGCCGCCAAGACGGCGCAGACGGCGCTGCTGACCGCGGCGATGTTCGCGCTCGGGACGGGCGTCCACGTCGCGACGATCCGCAAGGTCGGTCCCCGCCCCCTGGCCCTGGCCGCACTGTCGACCGTCTGGGTCGCGGCGATCGCGCTGACCGGTGTGCTGCTCGTGAACTGA
- a CDS encoding LysR family transcriptional regulator produces the protein MPRRWPELDVLELLVGVDDHGSLSAASRNAGMAQPNASRAIKQLERHFGMPLVERRTTGSTLTPQGTVIVHWARRVLAEAHRLLDVADGLRAERAAELTISASMTVAEHLLPGWLGRFRALDTGVTIHLQVLNSSQVFERLESGACDIGFVESPTVPRTLHSVTVARDRLVVVVPATHPWARRRKPIAVQELAQTPLVVREPGSGTRTTLDVALRDFERTPPLLELGSAAAIRTSVVAGVGPAVMSTLAVEEQVASGELKVVDVEGLVLDRSLRAVWRGPRQLTGPAGDLVRMMRRTGGDRAPRAQAR, from the coding sequence ATGCCTCGCCGCTGGCCCGAACTCGACGTCCTCGAACTCCTCGTGGGGGTCGACGATCACGGAAGTCTCAGCGCGGCAAGCAGGAACGCGGGAATGGCGCAGCCGAACGCGAGCCGTGCGATCAAGCAACTCGAGCGTCATTTCGGGATGCCGCTGGTGGAGCGCCGCACCACCGGATCGACCCTCACTCCCCAGGGCACGGTGATCGTGCACTGGGCCCGGCGGGTGCTCGCGGAGGCGCATCGGCTGCTCGACGTCGCCGACGGGCTGCGCGCCGAACGGGCCGCGGAGCTCACGATCAGCGCGAGCATGACGGTCGCCGAGCATCTGCTGCCGGGCTGGCTCGGCCGCTTCCGGGCCCTCGACACCGGCGTCACCATCCACCTCCAGGTACTCAACTCGAGTCAGGTGTTCGAGCGGCTCGAGTCCGGTGCGTGCGACATCGGGTTCGTCGAGTCCCCGACGGTGCCGCGCACACTGCACAGCGTGACCGTCGCCCGTGACCGGCTGGTCGTGGTCGTGCCCGCCACGCATCCGTGGGCCCGTCGCCGGAAGCCGATCGCGGTGCAGGAACTGGCGCAGACGCCCCTCGTCGTCCGGGAGCCCGGCTCGGGGACCCGCACCACCCTCGACGTCGCGCTGCGAGATTTCGAGCGCACGCCACCGCTGCTCGAACTCGGCAGCGCCGCGGCGATCCGGACCAGCGTCGTCGCGGGGGTCGGTCCCGCGGTGATGAGCACGCTCGCGGTCGAGGAACAGGTCGCGTCGGGCGAACTGAAGGTGGTGGACGTCGAGGGGTTGGTCCTCGACCGCAGTCTCCGCGCGGTGTGGCGCGGGCCGCGGCAGCTGACGGGCCCCGCCGGTGATCTGGTGCGCATGATGCGCCGCACGGGCGGCGACCGGGCCCCCCGGGCGCAGGCCCGCTGA
- a CDS encoding 5-oxoprolinase subunit B family protein — MRILDVGDRALLAEYDGLDSTLAHYRAMAAHPHPAVTDLVPAARTILVRFDGVRPDVVAGWIRTTTPSAADETVTADPVEITVHYDGPDLAEVAALTGLGVDGVIAAHTGQVWTVAFAGFSPGFGYLVAGDTRLHVPRRSSPRTVVPAGAVGLAGEFSGVYPRSSPGGWQLIGTTTERMWDVDRDPPALLRPGAAVTFVAA, encoded by the coding sequence ATGCGCATCCTCGACGTGGGCGACCGCGCCCTGCTGGCGGAGTACGACGGGCTCGATTCGACACTCGCGCACTACCGCGCGATGGCCGCGCACCCGCACCCCGCCGTGACCGATCTGGTGCCCGCCGCCCGCACGATCCTGGTCCGGTTCGACGGGGTCCGCCCCGACGTGGTCGCGGGCTGGATACGGACGACCACACCCTCGGCCGCGGACGAGACGGTGACGGCGGATCCGGTCGAGATCACCGTGCACTACGACGGCCCGGACCTCGCCGAGGTGGCCGCGCTGACCGGGCTCGGCGTCGACGGCGTGATCGCCGCGCACACCGGGCAGGTGTGGACGGTCGCGTTCGCCGGGTTCAGTCCCGGCTTCGGTTACCTCGTGGCCGGGGACACCCGCCTGCACGTGCCCCGGCGGTCCTCCCCGCGCACCGTCGTCCCGGCCGGCGCGGTGGGGCTGGCGGGCGAGTTCTCGGGGGTCTACCCCCGCAGCTCCCCCGGCGGATGGCAGCTGATCGGAACCACCACCGAGCGCATGTGGGACGTCGACCGCGACCCGCCGGCTCTGCTGCGGCCCGGCGCGGCGGTCACCTTCGTCGCCGCCTGA
- a CDS encoding LamB/YcsF family protein, which translates to MAVIDLNSDLGESFGAWTLGDDAAMLDLVTSANVAAGFHAGDPATLLRTCRDAAEREVRIGAQVGYRDLAGFGRRFIDVAAADLTADVIYQIGALDALARTAGSAVTYVKPHGALYNAIVRHRDQARAVVDAVRAVNPSLPVLGLPGSAFLEEAERAGLRVVTEAFADRAYTPEGTLVPRTEAGAVVHDPDLVARRVLQLVTTGTIDAIDGTRIVVPAQTICVHGDTPAAVEMAAAIRKLLDDEKIHVKPFV; encoded by the coding sequence GTGGCGGTGATCGATCTCAACAGCGACCTCGGCGAGAGTTTCGGCGCGTGGACCCTCGGTGACGACGCGGCGATGCTCGACCTCGTCACGAGCGCCAACGTCGCGGCCGGGTTCCATGCCGGCGATCCCGCGACGCTGCTGCGCACGTGCCGGGACGCGGCCGAGCGCGAGGTGCGGATCGGGGCGCAGGTCGGCTACCGCGACCTCGCCGGGTTCGGGCGCCGGTTCATCGACGTCGCCGCGGCCGATCTGACCGCCGACGTCATCTACCAGATCGGCGCCCTCGACGCGCTCGCCCGCACCGCCGGCTCGGCGGTCACGTACGTGAAACCGCACGGCGCGCTGTACAACGCGATCGTTCGGCACCGCGACCAGGCGCGCGCCGTCGTCGATGCCGTACGGGCCGTGAACCCGTCGCTGCCGGTGCTCGGACTCCCCGGTTCCGCGTTCCTCGAGGAGGCGGAGCGCGCCGGTCTGCGCGTCGTCACGGAGGCGTTCGCCGACCGCGCCTACACGCCGGAGGGCACGCTGGTCCCGCGGACCGAGGCCGGCGCCGTCGTGCACGATCCGGATCTCGTCGCGCGGCGGGTGCTGCAGCTGGTGACGACCGGGACGATCGACGCGATCGACGGCACCCGCATCGTCGTGCCGGCGCAGACGATCTGCGTCCACGGCGACACACCCGCCGCCGTCGAGATGGCCGCGGCGATCCGCAAGCTGCTCGACGACGAGAAGATCCACGTGAAACCGTTCGTCTGA
- a CDS encoding arylsulfatase yields MTVPPYARGYEGFEGRIGRTAADSTPSWPATTTARPGAPNVVVVLVDDMGYSDIGPYGSEIDTPNLDRIAAEGVRFTNYHTTPLCSPSRAALLTGLNPHRAGYGFVANADPGFPGVRLELADDVLTLPEILRAGGYATYAVGKWHLVRDANMSPGRDRDSWPTQRGFDRYYGSLEGLNSFFHPNQLISDNSVVDVDDYPEDYYLTDDLTDRAVSYIKDLRAHDADKPFFLYFAHVAMHGPLQAKDTDIAGYRGRYAQGWDRIRRSRFASQLAMGLFPPGTEDARNTLDGFDVPPWDALTAEQQQRYARYMEVYAAMVDSVDQSVGRILDTLDELGERDNTIVVFTSDNGGTAEGGPEGTRSYFAEFAHVHDPEWVGDVPHDPALIGTARLGVHYPRGWAQASNTPFRFFKGQSYAGGVRVPLLVSWPAGLRRDDADAGVRTEFAYVTDLAPTLLELTGVEPPASRKGLPAKSFDGTSVAGVLRDPAARSAHTEQYTEMTGNRGYYRDGWKLLALNPTLLDRGADLDDPRWQLFDVRSDPTELHDLAGRFPEKVAELAQAWDDAAWANTVFPLLGNAVGAVRRPDEDRYTRPVRILAGTPTLERYRSSRLIGFRDFEVDVDLAGFRAGDEGVLVAHGDLQGGYLLYVEHDRLVFGYNAFGAYTEVDGGPVPAGTRKVGLRATVVPALRWDFAVTVDGRATGALTGQVQLIGMAPWTGISVGLDARGPVSWDLRRRRGVFRYRGDLRAVTYHPGAVRSPAAVVTAAEREYEQVAD; encoded by the coding sequence ATGACCGTTCCGCCGTACGCGCGAGGTTACGAGGGTTTCGAGGGCAGAATCGGTCGCACCGCGGCTGATTCGACGCCCAGCTGGCCCGCCACGACGACTGCACGGCCGGGTGCGCCCAACGTCGTCGTCGTCCTGGTCGACGACATGGGCTACTCCGACATCGGTCCGTACGGGTCCGAGATCGACACCCCCAACCTGGACCGCATCGCGGCGGAGGGCGTGCGGTTCACGAACTACCACACCACCCCGCTGTGCTCGCCCTCCCGCGCCGCCCTGCTGACCGGTCTCAACCCGCACCGCGCCGGATACGGCTTCGTCGCCAACGCCGACCCGGGCTTCCCGGGCGTGCGCCTCGAACTCGCCGACGACGTCCTCACCCTTCCCGAGATCCTGCGCGCCGGTGGTTACGCCACGTATGCCGTCGGCAAGTGGCACCTGGTCCGGGACGCGAACATGAGCCCCGGCCGGGACCGGGACTCGTGGCCGACGCAGCGCGGCTTCGACCGGTACTACGGCTCGCTCGAGGGGTTGAACTCGTTCTTCCATCCGAACCAGCTGATCTCCGACAACTCGGTGGTGGACGTCGACGACTACCCCGAGGACTACTACCTGACCGACGACCTCACCGACCGGGCCGTGTCGTACATCAAGGACCTGCGCGCACACGACGCGGACAAGCCGTTCTTCCTCTACTTCGCCCACGTCGCGATGCACGGTCCACTGCAGGCCAAGGACACCGACATCGCCGGGTACCGGGGCCGGTACGCACAGGGATGGGATCGGATCCGCCGGTCCCGCTTCGCATCCCAGCTCGCGATGGGCCTGTTCCCGCCGGGCACCGAGGACGCGCGCAACACCCTGGACGGTTTCGACGTCCCGCCGTGGGACGCGCTCACCGCCGAGCAGCAGCAGCGGTACGCGCGCTACATGGAGGTGTACGCCGCCATGGTGGACTCCGTGGACCAGTCGGTGGGTCGCATCCTCGACACGCTCGACGAGCTCGGCGAGCGGGACAACACGATCGTCGTGTTCACCTCCGACAACGGCGGCACCGCGGAGGGCGGGCCGGAGGGGACCCGGAGTTACTTCGCCGAGTTCGCCCACGTACACGATCCGGAGTGGGTGGGCGACGTCCCGCACGACCCCGCGCTGATCGGCACCGCCCGCCTGGGCGTCCACTACCCGCGGGGGTGGGCGCAGGCGTCCAACACGCCCTTCCGCTTCTTCAAGGGCCAGTCGTACGCCGGCGGGGTGCGGGTGCCGCTGCTGGTGTCGTGGCCGGCCGGACTGCGGCGCGACGACGCCGACGCCGGTGTGCGCACCGAGTTCGCGTACGTCACCGACCTCGCCCCCACGCTCCTCGAGCTGACGGGCGTCGAACCTCCGGCGTCGCGGAAGGGGCTGCCGGCCAAGTCGTTCGACGGCACGTCGGTGGCCGGCGTGCTGCGCGACCCGGCCGCTCGTTCCGCGCACACCGAGCAGTACACCGAGATGACCGGCAACCGCGGCTACTACCGCGACGGCTGGAAGCTGCTGGCGTTGAACCCGACGCTCCTCGACCGCGGCGCGGACCTCGACGACCCCCGCTGGCAGCTGTTCGACGTCCGGTCCGACCCCACCGAACTGCACGACCTGGCCGGCCGGTTCCCGGAGAAGGTCGCCGAGCTGGCGCAGGCGTGGGACGACGCCGCCTGGGCCAACACCGTGTTCCCGCTGCTGGGCAACGCGGTGGGCGCGGTCCGCCGGCCCGACGAGGACCGCTACACCCGGCCGGTGCGCATCCTCGCGGGCACCCCGACGCTCGAGCGCTACCGGTCGTCGCGGCTGATCGGCTTTCGCGACTTCGAGGTCGACGTCGATCTGGCCGGATTCCGCGCGGGCGACGAGGGCGTGCTGGTGGCGCACGGGGATCTGCAGGGCGGGTACCTGCTGTACGTCGAGCACGACCGGCTCGTGTTCGGTTACAACGCTTTCGGTGCCTACACCGAGGTGGACGGCGGTCCCGTCCCGGCCGGTACCCGGAAGGTGGGTCTGCGGGCCACCGTCGTCCCCGCACTGCGCTGGGACTTCGCCGTCACCGTCGACGGCCGGGCCACCGGCGCGCTGACCGGGCAGGTCCAGCTGATCGGGATGGCGCCGTGGACTGGTATCTCCGTGGGTCTGGACGCCCGCGGTCCGGTGTCGTGGGATCTGCGGCGGAGGCGGGGTGTGTTCCGGTACCGCGGTGATCTGCGCGCCGTCACGTACCACCCCGGCGCGGTTCGCAGCCCGGCCGCCGTGGTCACCGCCGCCGAACGCGAGTACGAGCAGGTCGCCGACTGA
- a CDS encoding ABC transporter substrate-binding protein encodes MRSTTSVPALDRRAFLRGSGLAAFAVLGAVATTGCASAVAELRSGAAVSGDVTARRGGTVRVGLANDLVAGGILTSSNDAIITTVGLVYETLIRYPGDSLEPQPSLATSWQLAADRLSLDLRLRDDVHFHSGRRFTSADAEFALRTYADPKWTAQLRSTAATITGYDTSDPARLVLTFARPIGNIFDLLDIVPMIDRDTVAELAAGETYIGTGPFVLASRTPNSQIVFERNSNYWRPDRPYLDRVEAAVITDSSALLANVRSGRIDYTGALTYRDANNLTRLGGFSVVEEEGAEGQFYLGTNVASPALQDVRVRRAIAYAVDRERIVDEVFRGAAYPANLPWPRHSPAYDEDRNTTYTLDPDRARALLAEVGELPPIPLTYAAGSPSNETIAQIVQADLAAVGLTVELDPVENAVAVKQLIAGQFPGLWLLTHSFAQYTPATLTVSAYPFNARRNASNFTDADYLAAAEAAWPVSGEEPEALARYRAVNDQLLEHLFLIELAVVVPRLVTTSRLRGFGWTRRTEPQLADAFLA; translated from the coding sequence GTGCGTTCGACCACATCCGTACCCGCGCTCGACCGCCGCGCGTTCCTCCGCGGGAGCGGGCTCGCCGCCTTCGCAGTGCTCGGTGCAGTCGCCACCACCGGCTGCGCCTCGGCCGTCGCCGAGTTACGTTCCGGCGCCGCAGTTTCCGGAGACGTCACCGCGCGACGCGGTGGCACGGTCCGGGTCGGTCTGGCGAACGACCTGGTCGCAGGCGGCATCCTCACCAGTTCCAACGATGCGATCATCACCACCGTGGGTCTGGTGTACGAGACGCTGATCCGCTACCCCGGCGACAGTCTCGAGCCTCAACCCTCGCTCGCCACGTCGTGGCAGTTGGCCGCCGACCGGCTCAGCCTCGACCTGCGGTTGCGCGACGACGTCCACTTCCACTCGGGACGCCGATTCACCTCTGCCGATGCGGAGTTCGCGCTGCGCACGTATGCCGACCCCAAATGGACGGCGCAGCTGCGGAGCACCGCGGCCACCATCACGGGGTACGACACGAGCGATCCTGCCCGGCTGGTGCTGACGTTCGCCCGGCCCATCGGCAACATCTTCGACCTGCTCGACATCGTCCCGATGATCGACCGCGACACGGTCGCCGAGCTGGCAGCGGGAGAGACGTACATCGGAACCGGTCCCTTCGTGTTGGCCTCGCGGACCCCCAACTCGCAGATCGTCTTCGAGAGGAATTCGAACTACTGGCGTCCCGACCGGCCGTACCTGGACCGCGTCGAGGCCGCTGTCATCACGGACTCGTCGGCGCTGCTCGCCAACGTCCGGTCCGGGCGCATCGACTACACCGGGGCGCTCACCTATCGCGACGCGAACAATCTCACCCGGCTCGGTGGCTTCTCGGTGGTCGAGGAGGAGGGTGCCGAGGGCCAGTTCTACCTGGGCACCAACGTGGCCTCGCCGGCTCTGCAGGACGTTCGGGTCCGCCGGGCCATCGCGTACGCGGTCGACCGGGAGCGGATCGTCGACGAGGTCTTCCGCGGCGCCGCCTATCCCGCGAACCTGCCGTGGCCGCGGCACTCGCCGGCGTACGACGAGGACCGCAACACCACCTACACGCTCGATCCCGACCGGGCGCGTGCGCTGCTCGCGGAGGTCGGGGAGCTCCCGCCGATCCCGCTGACCTACGCGGCAGGCAGTCCCTCGAACGAGACCATCGCCCAGATCGTGCAGGCGGACCTCGCCGCCGTGGGGCTGACCGTGGAACTCGATCCGGTCGAGAACGCGGTCGCGGTCAAGCAGCTCATCGCGGGCCAGTTCCCCGGTCTGTGGCTGCTCACGCACAGCTTCGCGCAGTACACACCGGCCACGCTGACGGTCAGCGCCTATCCCTTCAACGCCCGCAGGAACGCGTCGAACTTCACCGACGCCGACTACCTCGCGGCCGCGGAGGCCGCGTGGCCCGTGTCGGGGGAGGAACCCGAGGCGCTGGCGCGCTACCGCGCCGTCAACGACCAACTGCTCGAGCACCTGTTCCTGATCGAGTTGGCGGTCGTCGTCCCGCGCCTGGTGACGACGTCGAGGCTGCGCGGGTTCGGTTGGACCCGGCGCACGGAACCGCAACTGGCCGACGCCTTCCTGGCGTGA
- a CDS encoding ABC transporter permease, translating into MSRYILSRLPSVLLVLFLASVTIFLLLRLVPGDPAATLAGPDATPDVIAAIRHDLGLDRSVWAQYASWIGGVVTFDLGRSYMLGGSISGLIGDALLNTVVLAASALGFAVVTALVVSVASVLWPRRWLTAIVNGANTIAVALPTFVTGVLLVLVFAVLVPVLPAGGVPPDGFWARPGITAQYLLLPAVCLGLPAAAALTRFLSESLRTELRRPHAVTQEALGISRWTIVTRGALRAALPPVVTVLGIQAGALLGGAVLVEAIFAWPGVGLLIEQGISRRDYPVVQALLLLSVTVFVIVQLVTDLVHATLDPRIRIGAHA; encoded by the coding sequence ATGTCCCGTTACATCCTCAGTCGCCTGCCATCGGTGCTGCTGGTGCTCTTCCTGGCGTCGGTCACCATCTTCCTGCTGCTCCGGCTCGTCCCGGGCGACCCGGCTGCCACGCTGGCCGGTCCGGACGCGACCCCGGACGTGATCGCCGCGATCCGCCACGACCTGGGCCTCGACCGGTCCGTCTGGGCCCAGTACGCGTCCTGGATCGGGGGCGTGGTGACCTTCGATCTCGGCCGGTCGTACATGCTCGGCGGATCGATCTCGGGGCTCATCGGCGACGCCCTGCTCAACACCGTGGTACTCGCGGCGTCCGCGCTGGGCTTCGCCGTCGTGACCGCGCTGGTCGTCAGTGTCGCGTCGGTGTTGTGGCCGCGGCGGTGGTTGACCGCGATCGTGAACGGCGCCAACACGATCGCCGTCGCACTGCCGACGTTCGTGACCGGCGTCCTGCTGGTCCTGGTGTTCGCGGTGCTGGTCCCCGTTCTGCCCGCTGGTGGGGTGCCGCCGGACGGCTTCTGGGCGCGGCCGGGCATCACCGCGCAGTACCTCCTGCTCCCGGCGGTGTGCCTGGGGCTGCCGGCCGCGGCAGCGCTGACACGCTTCCTGTCCGAGTCCCTGCGCACCGAGCTGCGACGACCGCACGCCGTCACCCAGGAAGCCCTGGGCATCTCCCGGTGGACGATCGTCACCCGCGGTGCCCTGCGCGCGGCCCTGCCTCCCGTGGTGACGGTGCTGGGCATCCAGGCCGGTGCACTTCTCGGGGGCGCGGTGCTGGTGGAGGCGATCTTCGCGTGGCCGGGAGTCGGTCTGCTCATCGAGCAGGGCATCAGCCGGCGCGACTACCCGGTGGTGCAGGCGCTGCTCCTGCTGTCGGTGACGGTGTTCGTGATCGTCCAGCTGGTCACCGATCTCGTGCACGCCACCCTCGATCCCCGCATCCGAATCGGAGCCCACGCATGA
- a CDS encoding ABC transporter permease → MSTVTTDPILTARPVAAGTRNRPVRDALTRGQGLVGVLLVATIAVLGLAAPLLAPFDPLEQIRGANLLGPSSTHWFGTDEVNRDVFTRALYGIRVNLVIVFASVFVGAVVGTLVGLVTSVHPVADAIAQRLFDVILAFPALILAIALAAVVGPGALTVGVVVVAAEIPIFGRLVRASVLEIRELPYVEAARVIGAGRWWILRTHILPNALDTLAVQVALSLSIAVFIEGAMSFIGIGVRAPQPSLGAIISGSVQNLDANPMYAFGPLLLVSGLVLGFLLIAQALGRARR, encoded by the coding sequence ATGAGCACGGTCACGACCGACCCCATTCTCACCGCCCGTCCGGTGGCCGCCGGCACCCGCAACCGGCCCGTCCGCGACGCGCTCACCCGCGGACAGGGGCTCGTCGGGGTGCTGCTGGTCGCCACGATCGCGGTCCTCGGGCTGGCGGCCCCGCTGCTGGCACCGTTCGACCCGCTCGAGCAGATCCGCGGGGCCAACCTGCTCGGCCCCAGCAGTACGCACTGGTTCGGCACCGACGAAGTCAACCGGGACGTGTTCACCCGCGCGCTGTACGGCATCCGGGTCAACCTGGTGATCGTTTTCGCGTCGGTGTTCGTCGGCGCGGTCGTCGGCACCCTCGTCGGGCTGGTGACGTCGGTGCACCCGGTCGCCGACGCGATCGCCCAGCGGCTGTTCGACGTGATCCTGGCCTTCCCCGCCCTGATCCTGGCGATCGCGTTGGCCGCCGTGGTCGGACCCGGCGCGCTCACCGTCGGCGTGGTGGTCGTGGCCGCCGAGATCCCGATCTTCGGGCGGCTGGTCCGGGCATCCGTGCTCGAGATCCGGGAACTGCCCTACGTCGAGGCGGCACGGGTGATCGGCGCGGGCCGCTGGTGGATCCTGCGCACCCACATCCTCCCGAACGCGCTCGACACGCTCGCGGTCCAGGTCGCGCTGTCGCTCTCCATCGCCGTGTTCATCGAGGGCGCAATGAGTTTCATCGGCATCGGCGTTCGTGCTCCACAGCCGTCGCTGGGCGCGATCATCTCGGGCTCGGTCCAGAACCTCGACGCCAACCCGATGTACGCCTTCGGACCACTGCTGCTGGTGTCCGGACTCGTGCTCGGCTTCCTGCTCATCGCACAGGCCCTCGGCCGTGCCCGCCGCTGA